AGAGCACGGGCTAACTTCAGAGTTTTCCATTAAAAGTATGATAAGCTTATTTGTTTCTCTGCCATCTAAATTTTTCTTCCAATTTTTTTCCAATTTTCTCTTATATAACTGTCATTTTACATCTTCGGAATTTATTAAACAGAGTATTCGTCTCTTAACTCTTCCTGGATATAAGTCCTGAAAGTCTGAAAAAAATAGGTTTCGGGATGAGCTCATTGAGTAAAAAATATTTGCTTAGAGTAAAAAAATATTCTCTTAATATGTGCGCTTGTTTTGAGAAAAAACCGTAAGTCTGGCAGTATACAAAAAATAAGAGTTTTTCGGCTTGAACTCATAATTTTTTATGAGTTCACAATATTCAGAGCCGAAAAAATGAAGAAACAGCCTTATCAAGCTGCTTCTGCCCATAAACTGAGGGTTCCCTGGAATTGCCCTGTTGATGAATAATTTAGCGGGAGGTCAAGCTGAGCCTGAGAGGTTTCCGCACTTTCTGCAGCCAGAACTTTGCTGTAATTCGACCAGATATTCTGGTCCAGTAGAAGTCCCGTTGCAAAGGGCCCATTCTCCTGGTCATGCACTTCAGCTGTCACTTTTATACTGATGCCTCCATTATTCTTGAGGGCAAGAGGCAGTGACTCGCTTGGCGTACCCGGAGAAACCGTCCCGAAATCAAGTGAATCCGGTGAAACGGTCAGGGAAATCACAGGGATAATATTCACTTTAAGTGTCACATTTGTGTCATCTTTCATATTCGTGTCATCTGTTACATTTGTATTGTCAGTCACGTTTGTATCAATAGTTACATTTGTATCAATAGTTACATTTGTATCAATAGTTACATTTGTACCATCTGTTACATTTGTACCGTCTGTTACGTTAGTGTCATCTGTTACATTTGTATCATTAGTCACATTTGTATCATTAGTCACATTTGTACCATCTGTTACGTTAGTGTCATCTGTTACATTTGTACCATCTGTTACGTTAGTGTCATCTGTTACATTTGTATCGTCTGTTATGTTAGTGTCATCAGTTGTTTCACTCTTATAACTGACTGCAAGGATTGCACTTGAAGGAATCATGTAGTCGCCACTGTTATCCGTAACAGAGGGGGCTATTATCTGAGCCTCATTGTTCTGAGACAGGAGATAGGATGTAACATCTCTTGCTTCATCGATATCCAGATTCGAGGAAGGAGTAGAGTCATAAACACCGGATATACTCATTTCATTAAATTTCAGAGCAATTCCTTCGTGACCTCCTGACTGGACTGTGGTCCAGAGCCGGGCATTGTCCACATTGCCGAGATCTATAGAGTCGCCTGCAAAAGCGATTTTCACGGTAGCTTCATCCGGAGTAAGGCCTCCTGAAGAACTCATTGTACTGACTGCATCGCAGCCCTCATTGATCCAGTATTGGGTTTCCTTTCCTGAGGCATCTTCGTAAACCACAAGCAGGGCTATGCCATCAATACAGAAACTGTTTTCAGCATCGCTATTGGTGTTTTTGACTGTTGTAATATAATTTCCGCTTCCGCTCACAAGCCCTGTTACATTATAAGCCCATGTCCCGGTCGGATAATCATACTGTCCCCAGCCTTTCTGATCAGCGTATTCGGCTTCCGGAGTCAAGGAGCTTCCTGCGAAATCAAGACTCATGGAAGGAATGACCCCACTGGAACCTGTTGCACTCCATGTCCAGAAATTATAGAGCCTTGCATACTTCACGATTGCCCCTTCCGGAAGTGACAGAGAGTGACCTGCTGTGTAGACGTCCCCGGAGGATACTTTAACGTAACTGCTGTTTCCATAATCGTAAATAATGTTTCCTTTAACAGTACCGTGAAGATAGGTTTCAAGGGGCTTGTCTCCGATATAACCGTTGTGCATTACTTCCTGGGTTTTGCTTAGCTCATTATTTGTCGCGTTTGCATCATTTATGGTGGATCCCGGAACGACAACTGCCCTTAGGGTATAATTCTTTGCGTCTTCAGGTTTCCAGACAAATTCAACTGCTTCTGTAGCCCCATTTGCAAGTCCGTTAATCGGCTTGCTTTCAAGAAGGGACCCTTCGGAATACAGTTCAAGAGCAAAACTGCCTGCTTTTTCAGGTCCATTGTTTATTACAGTAACATTTACAGTGTTTACCAGGTTTTTCCAGGCTTTTGCCGCGCTGTTGTGTGATACTTTTATCGCCTGTACGCCCAGGTCAGCTGAAAACTTGGCATCGGTAGTATTATCTGCAGGTGTATCATTGGTAGTGTTGCCTGCAGGTACATCACTGGTAGTGTTGTCTGAAGATGTATCATTGGTAGTGTTGTCTGAAGATATGTCATCGGTGGTGTCGCCTGCAGACCCATTATCGGTAGTGTTATCTGCAGGGGTATCATCGGTGCTATCACCTGAGGATGATGTGGTGTACTCTGCTGTCAGAATTCCAAGGACGCTTTTATAGAACGAGGCAGTTCTATCATAGGTTAAAGTATTCGTGCCTGACGATTTTAATGAATCCTTGACGTCCCATGTATTGGACCCGGAAAAAGTTCCCTGAGGCGTGCCTGAACTAAGGGCATTTCCATTAAAGGCGTATGCTCCGTCTGAGCTTGCCTGGTATACAAGTGTTAGCTTTGAATCTGTCAGAGAAGAGCCTTCAGGTAAAGCTGCCTGGAAAGCCGTACTTCCTATGTAATTTTCATTCATCTCGTCGTCACTATAATAACTGTCTGCATCATGTCCACGGTTGACCTGATACCAGATAGTTTTCTTGCTTCCATCGTTGTAAGCCACTACAAGGGTGACGAGTCTTATCCTTCCATCGAATGAGCTATCAAGAGGATCGGTTTTTACTACAGCTGTGTTTTTCCCGGCTTTTACAAGGCCTGTGACATCATAATACATCATGTAGTCACTTGTTACCCTGTTCACGTGGTCGTTAACCTGAACATGCCCGTTTCCTCCGTTGTAAGAATATGTGTACGGAACGTTCAGAGTTTCAGTTCCTAGGTTTTTGCCGTTAAAATCCACTTTTGCCTTTCCCTGATAATTGTTTTGCATATGCCCACAGTAAACATTTGTGAGCAGCATCGCCCATTCGACATTGGCATTATCCGGTACAGTAAAAGTCTTTTCTATAGTATTGGATGCTTTTGCTTCCTGGTCTCCCATTCCGTAATAGCTATCACAATATACCCCACCGCTTACTGTTCCGCTGTGGGCGGAGGTGAGGGGGATTCCACCTACGTAATTATCGGCCGAGCAGACTCCACTGCTCAGAACCATTATTAGCAACACCAAAATAATTTTTCTGTTCGTAGATCTTCCTCCTGTAAATAAGTTAGAGAAAGAATTCCAGAACTCTGTGCACAATCGGTTCCCATTAATATATAACAGGAATTTTAGCAGTTGTCAGTAAAAATAGGGCCAGATAATTTCTGCGGTATATGGGGAAAAAATACCCTATTACTCGATTTGATGACAAGTGAGATTAAATATATTCCTGCTTCTAATGAGACTCTCTTCCACAGATTTTCCAAAATCTTTCCTTAAGGGTTTTCCCAGTTAATAGTTGATTATTATTACAAATAATCTTTTTAGTAACAATTTTTCAGATATATTAAGCTTTCTAAATGCTTCTTAAAAGTACTTATACTTAATTTTTTGTGTAAATTGAATAATAATTTCACAATAAATCAGACATCCTAGAAGATTATCCAGCTGTCCTGTGGTATTTTTACGTCTTTTGTTGCGATTTTTTTAATAAATCATATCAAAACTGTGGAGCCGCCAAAATAATTAGCTGTTATTATATAAATGGGCTTATTTATCTTTATCATAATTTGAAAATTAATTTAATAATTATTAATATTCTTTAGTTTAATAACAAATATTAAAAAATTTTTCATAATATATATTACAAAAAAATAATAGACAAAAAACACACATGATATTCTTCAAATAACATGCCCAAAAAATGAAAGTACTTGAGAGAACTTTCATGCCAAAAGATTTACAATAGGCATCAGATTATCAAATCCTGAATCTGCTCCATTATATAAAAACCAGTACATAATTGTAAGAGAACAGTAAAGAATACTTTTTTTATTTTGGAGCTCTATCTAACTAATTCATTTATATTTCAAACTGCAATAAACCGATTCATTTTTTAAGGCATAAAGTATGAATCTATGATTATTGACCTTTTACGAAATTCTAAAGAATCAATTCCATATTGGCCTGCTTACAGAATTCTAAAAAGTGATCTGAATTAGCTATATGCGTAGCCAGATTATGTCCCTGCTCGAAAAAATGAATTCCAGCCTGGATTTCAGCCGAATGTTTCAGGTGCTCCCTGAGAGTATTGATAGCTTTGAAAGGTAAGCCAGCGCCGATTTTATAATTCAGATAAGAACATTCAGTTCTCTTTTTCGTTAAACAAATTTTATCTTTTCTTTATGCTAAAAGGTAGGATTTAATTTACTTTATCTATCTTCCAATCGCTTACTGAAATACTTTATTTGAGAAGATATATTAATGATATTTTTTAAATACAAAATGCCACTAATTCGAAAAATTAATATACACATACTATATAAAGTAATACAAAATTAAAAATTCGTGAGAATTTATATTCTTTGAAGCCTGAGAACTGATTATTATTGGTGGTTTTCAGAGCTTGAAGGTTATTCAGAAAAGCACGGCTTGAACCTGGAATATCTGGAAAAGAAGCTGGTTCAGTATGTTATATGTGTTATCAAAGGCATGGGGTTTGAAAAGGTTTTTCCTGTATACTGCAGGATTTTTTATATTTTTTATATGTATTACTCCATGTCTGGCAACTTATAATTTTGAAGGTACTCCTGAACAGGACGAACTGGTTGAAGTAACATCAGGTACGGTAAAAGGAGGACTTTATGTTGATGGCGGGGAAGGGCTTGGCCCGACTCCTTATGTGCAGGAATTCAATATTCCCGGAGATTCGGTAACATGGGCAAAGATATATGTGGGTATATGGGGGGGGAATGAAGAAAAAACCGGTACTCTGGACATTAATGTGAATGGAAATAGTTTCGAAAGCGTGGAGCTGGAAGGTACGGGAGATAAGGGAGATAACGAAGACCAGAACCCTTCTATATACTGTGCAGGTCATGGGATTTACTGGGTGGCTTATGACATGGGGACTGCTCTAAGTACGGGACCTGTAAAGGTAGAAGCCGAAACAAGCGGGGATATCGACGGCAGGATCTATGGAATAGTCCTTGCAGCAGTATATGAAGATAAAGAAGGACAGGATACAAGGTACTGGGTTGAAGAAGGAAACATAAACCTCCATGATAAAGGCAGGAGTGAAGAAGCGTCCTCAACCCACGATGAAGCATATGCTGATTTCTCGGGAAAAGTGGATGTGGACAGGTATAAGACTGCAAATCTTGCTGCCGTATACCTCTGTGGCAGTCCGGGGCTCGGAGATTCCCTGTACTTCAATGATGAACAGCTTTCTGACGGAGAAAACAGTAACGATATTGCAAATTCTAAGAGTTATTTCGATTTAAAATTCTTTGATGTACTTGATTTTCTTGCAGAGGATGATAACGAACTCAGGTTTCAGAGGGATGATGAAGACTATTTACATCCTGTGTTTGCCGCACTGAGTCTGGGAACGGAAGAAGAAGGAAGTTCTGACCTTATAGTCTCAGGAGTTACTCTACCTGTACTTTATGCAGGGCAGGAAAACATCATAAAGGCAAATATCAAAAACATAGGCCGGGATTCTGCATATGGCTTTCAGGCTGCACTTTACGCTGACAACGAAATAGTCTCAACCGCTTCTGTGTCTTCACTTTCAAGCGGGAAAAGTAAAACCATTGATTTCAACTGGAAACCCGGACGCAGTGGGGAACATGTTCTGAAGGTATCTGTTGACTACACTAACAGGAAAAAAGAACTCTGTGAAATAAACAACTGGAATATTCCTTTTCTTGCCAATATTATTGATTTGACTCCTCCTGAGATTGAAATTGACTCTCCTCTTGACGGCAGTTCAGTAAGCTCAGGATACCTGAAGGTCAGTGGAACAGTTGAAGATACCAGCCGGAACACTACAGTAGATGTTAACGGCCAGAAAGCTTTGCTTGCAGACAAAAGATGGAGTGCAGACATACCTGTTGCCCCCGGACCCAATAAAATAGTTGTTTCTGCAGTAGACGGAACAAACAACACCGGAAAAGAGTTCATTCTTGTTACAGGAATTTCTTCCGGATCTGGTAACAATGAATCCTTTGTGTCCGGTGGTGAAAGAGAGCATGTTAACCGGAAAGTTAACGCGGAACCGGTTAGCAGTACAATCCCGGTTTACCGGAGTGATATACATAAAAAGGATGCCGTGTTTCCGGGGTTTTATGGAGAACTCGGACTAATTTTTGCGGCTTTGTTCCTGAGAGATAAAAAAAGGGGAAAACAGGTATGAGCAGAATCATGAGCAGAAAATGTTTTTTTCTCGCCTTTACAGCTTTTTTCCTCACATTGTATCTGGTAATGTGCCTTACCCCTGCCTCGGCGAATGAAGACGACTGGGACAGCCTGATAGTTACCCTCAGTCCTGAAAACTCCATTGTCTCAAAAGACGTATACATTCTGGAAGCATTAAAATTCGACGGGTACGGGATGGTTCTGGTCCAGGTTTCAAAAGAAGATGAAAGACTTGGAGATGCCGTACTTGAGAATAACAGTACTGCCTGGTGTTATCTGGATAGCAACAATGTAAGGCTAAAAGCGTGCAATGTCACAGACCAGAAAACTCTTCCAATGTTTGGAAGCCTCTGCTCTCCTGAAGCAGAAATCGTATTTGAAACAAAAAAAATTGTTGAAGATGATGTGGTTCTGGAGCTTGATCTGGAAGCGAATAAAGACGAGTACTTTCTTGATGAAGATATAATTATTGATATGGAGCTCAGAAACGTAGGAGAAGTGAAATCCGACAGAATAAGGCTTGATCTGGATTCTGACGGGCTTCTGGTCAAAGAAGGAGGTCCGGAAATTATAACGCTCGATAAGGGTTCAAAAAAGTCCTGTGAACTCAGGCTCAGGTTTCCTGAAAGGCTAAAAGAATCATATAATATTACTGTAACTCTGAACTGGGAAGATAATTCCGGTAAGCATTCTCTTTACCAGGATGTAGAAATTGAGCTTATAGAGCCCTTGAAAATATACAAAAGTGCAGGTTTGGAAGCTTTTTCAGGGAACCCCGTGTGTGTTACTATTTCCGTAAAAAATATCCAGAAAAGAAAGGTCAATGTTTCACTGCTTGACCTGCCTCCAGCAACATTTACAGTAACCAGCATTTCCAGGTCAGATGGTGATGGCATGGGCCCGGAAAGTCCGGATTATTTAAACTGGAATTTTGTACTTGCTCCGGAAGAAAAAAAGACCTTTTCTTACTATATAAAATCCGACCAGCCTGGAGCTCACAGAGTGCCGCAAGTCCATACATACTCAAATCTATGCGGGCAGACCTATAATGAATGTTCCGATTCCGATAATATAATCACTATATTTGAAAATATTTCATACCTGCCATACAGAAACGAAACTCATACAGAAGTGACCATTTCTTCAGGGGTTGATCTCTCATCTTATCTGGACAAAAACGGATACTCTCTTCTGGATATTCGGGTGGAAAATAAGGAGCTTGATGCATTTATATTCATTCCAAAGGGGACAAGGCTTCTTGATAGCCATAAAGAGTCCATTCAAGCAATAACAATAACAGAGGTAGACCAGCCTTCACTGCCCGCATCCCTGCTCCTTGCAGAAAAATGCTATGGACTTGAACCTGAAGGAGCTGAATTTGATCCTTTCTGCAGGCTTGATCTTAGCCTGAGTGACTCGGTAAAAGGCAATTTTCCTGCAATTTACCGCTACTGTGGAAGTAATTCCATCTGGAATCTAACTGACTGTATTGTGAATGAAAATAGAATATCAGCAGACATTTCGGATTTTTCGATATACGCGGTTCTTGCAGAACCTCCACAGGAAATAAAATT
This window of the Methanosarcina mazei S-6 genome carries:
- a CDS encoding DUF3344 domain-containing protein; translation: MVLSSGVCSADNYVGGIPLTSAHSGTVSGGVYCDSYYGMGDQEAKASNTIEKTFTVPDNANVEWAMLLTNVYCGHMQNNYQGKAKVDFNGKNLGTETLNVPYTYSYNGGNGHVQVNDHVNRVTSDYMMYYDVTGLVKAGKNTAVVKTDPLDSSFDGRIRLVTLVVAYNDGSKKTIWYQVNRGHDADSYYSDDEMNENYIGSTAFQAALPEGSSLTDSKLTLVYQASSDGAYAFNGNALSSGTPQGTFSGSNTWDVKDSLKSSGTNTLTYDRTASFYKSVLGILTAEYTTSSSGDSTDDTPADNTTDNGSAGDTTDDISSDNTTNDTSSDNTTSDVPAGNTTNDTPADNTTDAKFSADLGVQAIKVSHNSAAKAWKNLVNTVNVTVINNGPEKAGSFALELYSEGSLLESKPINGLANGATEAVEFVWKPEDAKNYTLRAVVVPGSTINDANATNNELSKTQEVMHNGYIGDKPLETYLHGTVKGNIIYDYGNSSYVKVSSGDVYTAGHSLSLPEGAIVKYARLYNFWTWSATGSSGVIPSMSLDFAGSSLTPEAEYADQKGWGQYDYPTGTWAYNVTGLVSGSGNYITTVKNTNSDAENSFCIDGIALLVVYEDASGKETQYWINEGCDAVSTMSSSGGLTPDEATVKIAFAGDSIDLGNVDNARLWTTVQSGGHEGIALKFNEMSISGVYDSTPSSNLDIDEARDVTSYLLSQNNEAQIIAPSVTDNSGDYMIPSSAILAVSYKSETTDDTNITDDTNVTDDTNVTDGTNVTDDTNVTDGTNVTNDTNVTNDTNVTDDTNVTDGTNVTDGTNVTIDTNVTIDTNVTIDTNVTDNTNVTDDTNMKDDTNVTLKVNIIPVISLTVSPDSLDFGTVSPGTPSESLPLALKNNGGISIKVTAEVHDQENGPFATGLLLDQNIWSNYSKVLAAESAETSQAQLDLPLNYSSTGQFQGTLSLWAEAA
- a CDS encoding DUF3344 domain-containing protein, whose product is MLYVLSKAWGLKRFFLYTAGFFIFFICITPCLATYNFEGTPEQDELVEVTSGTVKGGLYVDGGEGLGPTPYVQEFNIPGDSVTWAKIYVGIWGGNEEKTGTLDINVNGNSFESVELEGTGDKGDNEDQNPSIYCAGHGIYWVAYDMGTALSTGPVKVEAETSGDIDGRIYGIVLAAVYEDKEGQDTRYWVEEGNINLHDKGRSEEASSTHDEAYADFSGKVDVDRYKTANLAAVYLCGSPGLGDSLYFNDEQLSDGENSNDIANSKSYFDLKFFDVLDFLAEDDNELRFQRDDEDYLHPVFAALSLGTEEEGSSDLIVSGVTLPVLYAGQENIIKANIKNIGRDSAYGFQAALYADNEIVSTASVSSLSSGKSKTIDFNWKPGRSGEHVLKVSVDYTNRKKELCEINNWNIPFLANIIDLTPPEIEIDSPLDGSSVSSGYLKVSGTVEDTSRNTTVDVNGQKALLADKRWSADIPVAPGPNKIVVSAVDGTNNTGKEFILVTGISSGSGNNESFVSGGEREHVNRKVNAEPVSSTIPVYRSDIHKKDAVFPGFYGELGLIFAALFLRDKKRGKQV
- a CDS encoding COG1470 family protein, with translation MSRIMSRKCFFLAFTAFFLTLYLVMCLTPASANEDDWDSLIVTLSPENSIVSKDVYILEALKFDGYGMVLVQVSKEDERLGDAVLENNSTAWCYLDSNNVRLKACNVTDQKTLPMFGSLCSPEAEIVFETKKIVEDDVVLELDLEANKDEYFLDEDIIIDMELRNVGEVKSDRIRLDLDSDGLLVKEGGPEIITLDKGSKKSCELRLRFPERLKESYNITVTLNWEDNSGKHSLYQDVEIELIEPLKIYKSAGLEAFSGNPVCVTISVKNIQKRKVNVSLLDLPPATFTVTSISRSDGDGMGPESPDYLNWNFVLAPEEKKTFSYYIKSDQPGAHRVPQVHTYSNLCGQTYNECSDSDNIITIFENISYLPYRNETHTEVTISSGVDLSSYLDKNGYSLLDIRVENKELDAFIFIPKGTRLLDSHKESIQAITITEVDQPSLPASLLLAEKCYGLEPEGAEFDPFCRLDLSLSDSVKGNFPAIYRYCGSNSIWNLTDCIVNENRISADISDFSIYAVLAEPPQEIKLNVKIVPS